A stretch of the Elephas maximus indicus isolate mEleMax1 chromosome 3, mEleMax1 primary haplotype, whole genome shotgun sequence genome encodes the following:
- the LOC126070999 gene encoding olfactory receptor 7G3-like — protein sequence MSASLCFRPTNNRKSANHTGFLLLGLSEDPEVQPLVFGLFLSMYLVTVLGNLLIILAVISDSHLHTPMYFFLSNLSFVNISFISTIVPKMLVNIQTENRAISYTGCLTQVYFFMVFICMDNLLLTVMAYDRFVAICHPLYYRVIMSPRLCHLLILLSFFISIMNALLRSLMVLHLSFCTNLEIPHFFCELAQILKLACSDTLINNIHVYLVTSLLGMGPLSGIIFSYIRIVSCTLRIPLTGGKYKAFSTCGSHLSVVSLFYGTCVGVYLSSEATLSSRKRAVASVTYTMVTPMMNPFIYSLRNRDMKRALRNLISVIPSCF from the coding sequence ATGTCTGCTTCGCTTTGCTTCAGACCCACCAACAACAGGAAATCAGCAAACCACACAGGATTCCTCCTTCTGGGCCTCTCTGAGGATCCGGAAGTGCAGCCCTTAGTCTTTGGACtcttcctgtccatgtacctggTCACTGTGCTTGGGAAtctgctcatcatcctggctgtcatctctgactcccacctccacacccccatgtacttcttcctctccaacttgTCCTTTGTCAACATCTCTTTCATCTCCACCATAGTCCCCAAGATGCTGGTAAACATCCAGACAGAGAACAGAGCCATCAGTTACACAGGCTGCCTTACTCAGGTCTATTTTTTCATGGTTTTTATATGTATGGACAATTTACTCCTGactgtgatggcctatgaccggtttgtggccatctgccaccctctgtattacagggtcatcatgagcccTCGCCTCTGTCACCTGTTGATTCTACTCTCCTTCTTCATTAGCATCATGAACGCTCTCCTCCGAAGTCTGATGGTGTTGCATCTGTCCTTCTGCACAAACCTAGAAATCCCTCACTTCTTTTGTGAACTTGCTCAGATCCTCAAGCTGGCCTGCTCTGATACCCTCATCAATAACATCCACGTGTACTTAGTGACTAGCCTCCTGGGTATGGGTCCTCTCTCTGGGATCATTTTCTCTTACATTCGAATCGTCTCCTGCACCCTAAGAATCCCATTGACTGGTGGCAAGTATAAGGCTTTTtccacctgtgggtctcacctgtCTGTTGTTTCCTTGTTCTACGGGACCTGTGTTGGGGTCTACCTTAGCTCTGAagctactctgtcctccagaaaGAGAGCAGTGGCCTCAGTGACGTACACCATGGTCACTCCCATGATGAACCCCTTTATCTACAGCTTGAGGAATAGGGACATGAAAAGGGCCTTGAGGAATCTTATCTCTGTGATACCTTCCTGTTTTTGA
- the LOC126071001 gene encoding olfactory receptor 7G3-like — MKSANHTGVSGFLLLGLSEDPEVQPILFGLFLSVYLFTVLGNLLIIPAVISDSHLHTPMYFFLSNLSFVDISFTSTTVPKILVNIQTENRAISYTGCLTQVYFFMVFICMDNLLLTVMAYDRFVAICHPLYYTVIMSPRLCGLLILLSFFISIVNALVQSLMVLHLSFCTDLEIPHFFCELAQILKLACSDTLINNILLCLATSLLGVVPLSGIIFSYIRIVSSILRIPSTGGRYKAFSTCGSHLSVVSLFYGTSVRVYLSSAATLSSRRRAVASVMYTMITPMMNPLIYSLRNRDMKGALRKLISAVPFCFDCVICLGCGLVKRVSKEMKY, encoded by the coding sequence ATGAAATCAGCAAACCACACAGGTGTCTCAGGATTCCTCCTTCTGGGCCTCTCTGAGGATCCGGAAGTGCAGCCCATACTCTTTGGACTCTTCCTGTCCGTGTACCTTTTCACTGTGCTTGGGAATCTACTCATCATCCCGGCTGTCATCTctgactcccacctccacacccccatgtacttcttcctctccaacttgTCCTTTGTCGACATCTCTTTCACCTCCACCACAGTCCCCAAGATACTAGTAAACATCCAGACAGAGAACAGAGCCATCAGTTACACAGGCTGCCTTACTCAGGTCTATTTTTTCATGGTTTTTATATGTATGGACAATTTACTCTTGActgtaatggcctatgaccggttTGTGGCCATCTGCCACCCTCTGTATTACACAGTCATCATGAGCCCCCGCCTCTGTGGCCTGCTGATTCTACTCTCCTTCTTCATTAGCATCGTGAACGCCCTGGTCCAGAGTCTGATGGTGTTGCATCTGTCCTTCTGCACAGACCTGGAAATCCCTCACTTCTTTTGTGAACTTGCTCAGATCCTCAAGCTGGCCTGTTCTGATACCCTCATCAATAACATCCTCCTGTGTTTAGCGACTAGCCTGTTGGGAGTGGTTCCTCTCTCTGGGATCATTTTCTCTTACATTCGAATCGTTTCCTCTATCCTAAGAATCCCATCGACTGGTGGCAGGTATAAGGCTTTTTCCACCTGTGGGTCTCATCTGTCTGTTGTTTCCTTGTTCTATGGGACCAGTGTTAGGGTCTACCTTAGCTCTGcagctactctgtcctctaggaggAGAGCAGTAGCCTCAGTCATGTACAccatgatcactcccatgatgaaccCCTTAATCTACAGCTTGAGGAACAGGGACATGAAAGGGGCCTTGAGAAAACTTATCTCTGCAGTACCTTTCTGTTTTGATTGTGTCATTTGCCTTGGATGTGGGCTTGTAAAACGAGtgtcaaaagaaatgaaatactga